One Temnothorax longispinosus isolate EJ_2023e chromosome 8, Tlon_JGU_v1, whole genome shotgun sequence genomic region harbors:
- the LOC139817954 gene encoding very-long-chain enoyl-CoA reductase codes for MEIQVLSAKSSKLIADVNVNPSTTIGEVKQQLYKLKKAPYVQRQSLRTEAKGKALSDSETIKSLSLKEGGKLYYKDLGPQIGWKTVFLLEYAGPLVVYLWLYQRPWLFYGHVNTSNFHYVTNWAAAAWTVHYAKRLLETVFVHRFSHATMPLRNLFKNCSYYWLFTMYVAYHTNHPLYTAPSALQIYIGAATFALCELGNLSIHLALRNLRPPGTTVRKVPMPTGNPFTALFNLVSCPNYTYEIGSWIGFTIMTSCLPAGLFAFAGAYQMTVWALGKHRAYKKEFSHYPKNRKAIIPFVL; via the exons ATGGAG ATCCAGGTCTTGTCGGCGAAATCTTCGAAGCTGATAGCTGATGTGAAT GTAAACCCGAGCACCACGATAGGGGAGGTGAAACAGCAGTTGTACAAATTAAAGAAGGCGCCGTACGTGCAGAGGCAAAGTCTGAGAACGGAAGCCAAGGGGAAGGCGTTGTCCGACTCGGAGACAATTAAATCTCTGTCGCTGAAGGAGGGTGGCAAGTTGTATTACAAGGATCTCGGTCCTCAGATTGGTTGGAAGACTGTGTTCCTGCTGGAGTATGCGGGACCTCTGGTAGTGTACCTCTGGCTGTATCAGCGTCCCTGGCTGTTCTACGGACACGTGAACACCAGTAATTTTCACTATGTAACTAA ttggGCGGCAGCTGCCTGGACAGTGCACTATGCGAAGCGTCTCTTGGAGACCGTATTCGTCCACCGTTTCAGCCACGCAACAATGCCGTTGCGTAACTTATTTAAGAATTGCTCCTATTACTGGCTCTTCACTATGTACGTGGCGTATCATACAAATCATCCGTTGTACACGGCCCCCTCCGCGCTCCAAATCTACATCGGAGCGGCGACATTCGCGCTGTGCGAGCTGGGCAATCTCAGTATCCATTTAGCTCTGAGAAATTTGAGACCGCCAGGCACTACGGTCAGGAAAGTCCCGATGCCGACCGGCAATCCTTTCACCGCGCTCTTCAACCTCGTCTCCTGTCCCAATTACACGTACGAGATAGGCAGTTGGATTGGCTTCACCATAATGACGTCGTGTCTTCCAG cTGGTCTGTTCGCGTTTGCCGGCGCATATCAAATGACCGTGTGGGCACTGGGCAAGCATAGAGCGTACAAGAAGGAATTTTCGCATTATCCGAAAAACCGCAAAGCCATCATTCCATTCGTTCTCTAA